Proteins encoded by one window of Camelus dromedarius isolate mCamDro1 chromosome 27, mCamDro1.pat, whole genome shotgun sequence:
- the MPND gene encoding MPN domain-containing protein isoform X2 has product MAAPEPLSPAGGAGEDAPDEDEDEAEAEDSERPGAAGGARGGGGGGGGGAGTACCSGPGGALTRRAVTLRVLLKDALLEPGAGVLSIYYLGKKFLGDLQPDGRIVWQETGQVFNSPSAWATHCKKLVNPAKKSGCGWASVKYKGQKLDKYKAAWLRRNQLHVPAAATDESPASEGEEEELLEEEEEEVLTGVSAEDKSRRPQAKGLSEPVHREATPPGKRVENKTRVPVRYCMLGSRDSARNPHTLVEVTSFAAINKFQPFNVAISSNVLLLLDFHSHLTRSQVVGYLGGRWDINSQMLTVLRAFPCRSRLGDADTAATIEEEIYQSLLLRGLSLVGWYHSHPHSPALPSLQDIDAQMDYQLRLQGSSNGFQPCLALLCSPYYSGNPGPESKISPFWVMPPPEQRPSDYGIPMDVEMAYVQDSFLTNDVLHEMMLLVEFYKSAPDLVRFQEPWNQEHTYLDKLKISLASRMPKDQGLCHVLEQVYSVLKQGS; this is encoded by the exons ATGGCAG CTCCAGAGCCGCTGTCCCCAGCTGGGGGCGCAGGCGAGGATGCGCCCGATGAGGACGAGGATGAAGCGGAGGCCGAGGACTCCGAGCGGCCAGGGGCAGCAGGCGGCGCGCGCGGCGGCGGTGGAggtggcggcggcggggccgggaCGGCTTGTTGCAGCGGGCCTGGGGGCGCGCTCACCAGGCGCGCGGTCACGCTGCGGGTGCTCCTTAAAGACGCGCTGCTGGAGCCCGGCGCCGGGGTGCTGTCAATCTACTATCTG GGGAAAAAGTTCTTGGGAGACCTGCAGCCAGATGGGAGGATCGTGTGGCAGGAAACGGGCCAGGTGTTCAACTCACCCAGTGCCTGGGCCACCCATTGCAAGAAGCTGGTGAACCCAGCCAAGAAGTCTGGCTGTGGCTGGGCCTCTGTCAAGTATAAGGGCCAGAAACTGGACAAGTACAAGGCGGCCTGGCTCCGGCGAAACCAGCTCCATGTGCCTGCAGCTGCCACCGATGAG AGCCCGGCCAgcgaaggggaggaggaggagctgctggaggaagaggaggaagaggttcTGACAGGAGTCTCAGCAGAGGACAAGAGTCGGAGACCACAGGCGaagggcctctctgagcctgtccACCGGG AGGCCACGCCCCCAGGGAAACGGGTGGAAAACAAGACACGTGTGCCAGTGCGCTACTGCATGCTGGGAAGTCGGGACTCTGCCAG GAACCCTCACACCCTTGTGGAAGTAACATCCTTCGCAGCTATCAACAAGTTCCAGCCATTCAATGTGGCCATCTCCAGCAACGTGCTGCTCCTGCTG gactTCCACAGCCACCTGACTCGCAGCCAGGTCGTGGGGTACCTGGGGGGCCGCTGGGACATCAACAGTCAGA TGCTCACGGTGCTGAGAGCCTTCCCCTGTCGGAGTCGGCTGGGGGACGCCGATACGGCAGCCACCATCgaagaggag ATCTACCAGAGCCTGCTTCTGCGGGGCCTGTCCCTGGTGGGCTGGTACCACAGCCACCCGCACAGCCCGGCGCTGCCGTCGCTGCAGGACATCGACGCACAGATGGACTACCAGCTGCGGCTGCAGGGCTCCAGCAACGGCTTTCAGCCCTGCCTCGCCCTGCTCTGCT ccccttaCTACTCTGGCAACCCGGGGCCAGAGTCCAAGATCTCGCCCTTCTGGGTGATGCCGCCCCCTGAG CAAAGACCCAGTGACTATGGCATCCCCATGGACGTGGAAATGGCCTACGTCCAGGACAGCTTCCTGACTAATGACGTCCTTCATGAGATG ATGCTGCTGGTGGAGTTCTACAAGAGCGCCCCTGACCTTGTCAGGTTCCAGGAGCCCTGGAACCAGGAGCACACCTACCTCGACAAGCTGAAG ATCTCCCTGGCCAGCAGGATGCCCAAGGACCAGGGCCTGTGCCACGTGCTGGAGCAGGTTTACAGCGTCCTCAAGCAGGGGAGCTGA
- the MPND gene encoding MPN domain-containing protein isoform X3, giving the protein MAAPEPLSPAGGAGEDAPDEDEDEAEAEDSERPGAAGGARGGGGGGGGGAGTACCSGPGGALTRRAVTLRVLLKDALLEPGAGVLSIYYLSPASEGEEEELLEEEEEEVLTGVSAEDKSRRPQAKGLSEPVHREATPPGKRVENKTRVPVRYCMLGSRDSARNPHTLVEVTSFAAINKFQPFNVAISSNVLLLLDFHSHLTRSQVVGYLGGRWDINSQMLTVLRAFPCRSRLGDADTAATIEEEIYQSLLLRGLSLVGWYHSHPHSPALPSLQDIDAQMDYQLRLQGSSNGFQPCLALLCSPYYSGNPGPESKISPFWVMPPPEQRPSDYGIPMDVEMAYVQDSFLTNDVLHEMMLLVEFYKSAPDLVRFQEPWNQEHTYLDKLKISLASRMPKDQGLCHVLEQVYSVLKQGS; this is encoded by the exons ATGGCAG CTCCAGAGCCGCTGTCCCCAGCTGGGGGCGCAGGCGAGGATGCGCCCGATGAGGACGAGGATGAAGCGGAGGCCGAGGACTCCGAGCGGCCAGGGGCAGCAGGCGGCGCGCGCGGCGGCGGTGGAggtggcggcggcggggccgggaCGGCTTGTTGCAGCGGGCCTGGGGGCGCGCTCACCAGGCGCGCGGTCACGCTGCGGGTGCTCCTTAAAGACGCGCTGCTGGAGCCCGGCGCCGGGGTGCTGTCAATCTACTATCTG AGCCCGGCCAgcgaaggggaggaggaggagctgctggaggaagaggaggaagaggttcTGACAGGAGTCTCAGCAGAGGACAAGAGTCGGAGACCACAGGCGaagggcctctctgagcctgtccACCGGG AGGCCACGCCCCCAGGGAAACGGGTGGAAAACAAGACACGTGTGCCAGTGCGCTACTGCATGCTGGGAAGTCGGGACTCTGCCAG GAACCCTCACACCCTTGTGGAAGTAACATCCTTCGCAGCTATCAACAAGTTCCAGCCATTCAATGTGGCCATCTCCAGCAACGTGCTGCTCCTGCTG gactTCCACAGCCACCTGACTCGCAGCCAGGTCGTGGGGTACCTGGGGGGCCGCTGGGACATCAACAGTCAGA TGCTCACGGTGCTGAGAGCCTTCCCCTGTCGGAGTCGGCTGGGGGACGCCGATACGGCAGCCACCATCgaagaggag ATCTACCAGAGCCTGCTTCTGCGGGGCCTGTCCCTGGTGGGCTGGTACCACAGCCACCCGCACAGCCCGGCGCTGCCGTCGCTGCAGGACATCGACGCACAGATGGACTACCAGCTGCGGCTGCAGGGCTCCAGCAACGGCTTTCAGCCCTGCCTCGCCCTGCTCTGCT ccccttaCTACTCTGGCAACCCGGGGCCAGAGTCCAAGATCTCGCCCTTCTGGGTGATGCCGCCCCCTGAG CAAAGACCCAGTGACTATGGCATCCCCATGGACGTGGAAATGGCCTACGTCCAGGACAGCTTCCTGACTAATGACGTCCTTCATGAGATG ATGCTGCTGGTGGAGTTCTACAAGAGCGCCCCTGACCTTGTCAGGTTCCAGGAGCCCTGGAACCAGGAGCACACCTACCTCGACAAGCTGAAG ATCTCCCTGGCCAGCAGGATGCCCAAGGACCAGGGCCTGTGCCACGTGCTGGAGCAGGTTTACAGCGTCCTCAAGCAGGGGAGCTGA
- the MPND gene encoding MPN domain-containing protein isoform X1, with the protein MAAPEPLSPAGGAGEDAPDEDEDEAEAEDSERPGAAGGARGGGGGGGGGAGTACCSGPGGALTRRAVTLRVLLKDALLEPGAGVLSIYYLGKKFLGDLQPDGRIVWQETGQVFNSPSAWATHCKKLVNPAKKSGCGWASVKYKGQKLDKYKAAWLRRNQLHVPAAATDEVRPSASISKPSLTHCRTRSAQRESPASEGEEEELLEEEEEEVLTGVSAEDKSRRPQAKGLSEPVHREATPPGKRVENKTRVPVRYCMLGSRDSARNPHTLVEVTSFAAINKFQPFNVAISSNVLLLLDFHSHLTRSQVVGYLGGRWDINSQMLTVLRAFPCRSRLGDADTAATIEEEIYQSLLLRGLSLVGWYHSHPHSPALPSLQDIDAQMDYQLRLQGSSNGFQPCLALLCSPYYSGNPGPESKISPFWVMPPPEQRPSDYGIPMDVEMAYVQDSFLTNDVLHEMMLLVEFYKSAPDLVRFQEPWNQEHTYLDKLKISLASRMPKDQGLCHVLEQVYSVLKQGS; encoded by the exons ATGGCAG CTCCAGAGCCGCTGTCCCCAGCTGGGGGCGCAGGCGAGGATGCGCCCGATGAGGACGAGGATGAAGCGGAGGCCGAGGACTCCGAGCGGCCAGGGGCAGCAGGCGGCGCGCGCGGCGGCGGTGGAggtggcggcggcggggccgggaCGGCTTGTTGCAGCGGGCCTGGGGGCGCGCTCACCAGGCGCGCGGTCACGCTGCGGGTGCTCCTTAAAGACGCGCTGCTGGAGCCCGGCGCCGGGGTGCTGTCAATCTACTATCTG GGGAAAAAGTTCTTGGGAGACCTGCAGCCAGATGGGAGGATCGTGTGGCAGGAAACGGGCCAGGTGTTCAACTCACCCAGTGCCTGGGCCACCCATTGCAAGAAGCTGGTGAACCCAGCCAAGAAGTCTGGCTGTGGCTGGGCCTCTGTCAAGTATAAGGGCCAGAAACTGGACAAGTACAAGGCGGCCTGGCTCCGGCGAAACCAGCTCCATGTGCCTGCAGCTGCCACCGATGAGGTGCGtccttcagcctccatcagcAAGCCCTCCCTGACTCACTGTCGGACAAGGAGTGCGCAGAGAGAG AGCCCGGCCAgcgaaggggaggaggaggagctgctggaggaagaggaggaagaggttcTGACAGGAGTCTCAGCAGAGGACAAGAGTCGGAGACCACAGGCGaagggcctctctgagcctgtccACCGGG AGGCCACGCCCCCAGGGAAACGGGTGGAAAACAAGACACGTGTGCCAGTGCGCTACTGCATGCTGGGAAGTCGGGACTCTGCCAG GAACCCTCACACCCTTGTGGAAGTAACATCCTTCGCAGCTATCAACAAGTTCCAGCCATTCAATGTGGCCATCTCCAGCAACGTGCTGCTCCTGCTG gactTCCACAGCCACCTGACTCGCAGCCAGGTCGTGGGGTACCTGGGGGGCCGCTGGGACATCAACAGTCAGA TGCTCACGGTGCTGAGAGCCTTCCCCTGTCGGAGTCGGCTGGGGGACGCCGATACGGCAGCCACCATCgaagaggag ATCTACCAGAGCCTGCTTCTGCGGGGCCTGTCCCTGGTGGGCTGGTACCACAGCCACCCGCACAGCCCGGCGCTGCCGTCGCTGCAGGACATCGACGCACAGATGGACTACCAGCTGCGGCTGCAGGGCTCCAGCAACGGCTTTCAGCCCTGCCTCGCCCTGCTCTGCT ccccttaCTACTCTGGCAACCCGGGGCCAGAGTCCAAGATCTCGCCCTTCTGGGTGATGCCGCCCCCTGAG CAAAGACCCAGTGACTATGGCATCCCCATGGACGTGGAAATGGCCTACGTCCAGGACAGCTTCCTGACTAATGACGTCCTTCATGAGATG ATGCTGCTGGTGGAGTTCTACAAGAGCGCCCCTGACCTTGTCAGGTTCCAGGAGCCCTGGAACCAGGAGCACACCTACCTCGACAAGCTGAAG ATCTCCCTGGCCAGCAGGATGCCCAAGGACCAGGGCCTGTGCCACGTGCTGGAGCAGGTTTACAGCGTCCTCAAGCAGGGGAGCTGA